TTTCGCCATCGGCAGCAGCTCCACCTCCGGCACCCATTAAACTATCAGTTGTACTTCCACTTGGGCCACCAGCAGTGCTTCCACTACCCGTATCACCCATACTTCCATCTCCTGAATCAGTTGTACTTCCACTCGGTCCACCAGCTGAGGTTCCACTGTCACCGGTGCTGTCAGGATAGCTTCCACTGTTGGTAGGAGTCCCAGCGTCGGTCGAGGGGAaactggtatcagagcttggaCTTCCATTGTCACCACCAGAGCCTCCAATGCCAAGAATAGATGAAAGATCAATATTTCCGCCATCACCACTCTTCTCGCCAACGGTTTTCACAAATTGACCAATCACTTGTGCCCATTTTGACATAGATATGACCAGCTCTCTTCTTTGCTCACTGGTCATCGTTGTTGCACCGCTCCTCTTAAATTCAGCAAAAGTTTTTCCCATTGACATCAAACTCTCGATCAATTTGCTCGTATCCGCCTAtcacaaaaccaacaaacaatATTTAACATGCTCTAACACTCATCATgtgaacaataataaaatataaattcttgCGTACCGATGATCCTCCTTTGACACCTAAAGCAGAGATTGCCTTGAAGAGACCCTCAGATTGTGATTTCATTTGAGACTGGAACTCCGAAGACGACCCTTTTGCGGTGTTTATAAAGGATATGAAAGCCTTCAGCTTTGAGAAGAAGTCCTTGTACTCTCCTTTTAATGGACACATACTCTCAAGGTTGTCCACAAAACTAAGCATACCCTTGTAAGCGAAAGGCTCAAAATCTTGGGACATTTTAGGAAACTTCCTCATGTAATGCCTTAATAAGAACGTCCCTTGCGCTTCGTATATGGTACTTGATGCTACTAGTATCAACATCAGACGTATCGCTATATNT
The Camelina sativa cultivar DH55 chromosome 6, Cs, whole genome shotgun sequence genome window above contains:
- the LOC104790517 gene encoding uncharacterized transmembrane protein DDB_G0289901-like isoform X2 encodes the protein MLILVASSTIYEAQGTFLLRHYMRKFPKMSQDFEPFAYKGMLSFVDNLESMCPLKGEYKDFFSKLKAFISFINTAKGSSSEFQSQMKSQSEGLFKAISALGVKGGSSADTSKLIESLMSMGKTFAEFKRSGATTMTSEQRRELVISMSKWAQVIGQFVKTVGEKSGDGGNIDLSSILGIGGSGGDNGSPSSDTSFPSTDAGTPTNSGSYPDSTGDSGTSAGGPSGSTTDSGDGSMGDTGSGSTAGGPSGSTTDSLMGAGGGAAADGENGRTAAGGENGGAAAGDESGGAAADGESREAAAGVESGGAAAGGENGGAAADGESGGAAADGESGEAAAGGSTQRTESGGANSMGGATQRTESGGSAAVGGESETESSMIGGGAYIDSTGGSPASSPSAGGPSGSTTKNSMEGVAGGSVTVTSYQAANYQKTHSKSSGKSSFSHSLEEKSSGGTNADS